One part of the Desulfonema ishimotonii genome encodes these proteins:
- a CDS encoding hydantoinase/oxoprolinase N-terminal domain-containing protein, translating to MKRRDIIELSSPRTDKKRMRSGRDYVVGIDTGGTFTDGVLLDYHSREVITSQKILTTRENLSTGIISALEALEIDDASRIRLVGISSTLATNSIAEGRAREVALLLIGYDRDMIESYDLASKFPTKNIFYFRGGHSSQGTEKEPPDLDSIREWAEAHKDQVDALAVSSYFSPLNPAHEEQAFEAIQSVCSLPVVLGHQLSTKIDSIRRATTACLNASLVAIMQEFIKAVQTSLKDQGICAPLMIVRGDGSLMPYTVAARKPVETVLSGPAASAIGGRFLSGHNSAVVVDVGGTTTDIALIEDGRMNVSEAGARVGAVETAVKAARIRTACIGCDSRISFGKGKTIEVGPDRVVPLSRLADRFPAVAADIRALKQKRRRDWLPTDLEYWILYKAPDAATSRNPLHADLIRLLEKEPLSLTEILSALKLHHAVQLNADALIGQGYIERATLTPTDLLHVSGQISLWDGDAARIAVARACEMYGRDSDAFAEETLTRIVHMMAEEVFVFLAGHDTEAHLPETLNDQWGRWFFRQAVRDGNPFLSMNIASRLPMIGIGGPAGYFVRRVAKALNAPFVLPPSAEVANAVGAVAGSVSVEREALIFMKETDTGTGFMVQIDGEPPRFMEEENEAASYAEKVVATLAGAGASEAGAVSPQIIVEQRIDGSVRRVMARAIGNPELSGGGTEHIHSASA from the coding sequence ATGAAACGACGTGATATTATTGAACTGAGCAGCCCGAGAACAGACAAAAAGCGAATGCGTTCGGGCAGGGACTATGTGGTGGGGATCGACACGGGCGGCACCTTTACGGACGGCGTTCTGCTCGATTATCACTCCCGTGAGGTCATCACATCGCAAAAGATCCTGACGACGCGGGAAAATCTCTCAACGGGGATCATCAGCGCCCTGGAGGCCCTTGAGATCGACGACGCATCCCGAATCCGGCTGGTCGGCATTTCCAGCACCCTTGCGACCAACTCCATTGCCGAAGGCCGGGCCAGAGAGGTGGCACTGCTGCTCATCGGGTATGACCGGGATATGATTGAAAGCTATGATCTGGCGTCCAAATTTCCCACCAAAAACATCTTCTATTTCAGGGGCGGCCACTCCTCCCAGGGAACGGAAAAAGAGCCCCCTGATCTTGACAGCATCCGGGAATGGGCCGAAGCCCACAAAGATCAGGTGGATGCCCTGGCGGTTTCCAGCTATTTCAGTCCGCTGAATCCTGCCCATGAGGAACAGGCATTCGAGGCCATTCAGAGCGTCTGCTCCCTGCCGGTGGTGCTGGGCCACCAGCTTTCCACAAAGATCGACTCGATCCGGCGGGCCACCACGGCCTGTCTCAATGCCTCGCTGGTGGCGATCATGCAGGAATTTATCAAAGCGGTTCAGACCTCCCTGAAAGATCAGGGGATCTGCGCGCCCCTGATGATCGTCAGGGGCGACGGCTCGCTCATGCCTTACACGGTCGCGGCCCGGAAGCCTGTGGAAACCGTGCTGTCCGGTCCGGCTGCCAGCGCCATCGGGGGGCGGTTTCTGTCGGGTCACAACAGCGCGGTGGTAGTGGATGTGGGCGGCACCACCACGGATATCGCCCTGATCGAGGACGGGCGCATGAATGTGTCCGAGGCCGGGGCACGGGTCGGGGCCGTTGAGACGGCAGTGAAAGCGGCCCGGATTCGGACGGCCTGCATCGGGTGCGACAGCCGCATCTCCTTTGGCAAGGGAAAAACCATTGAGGTCGGACCGGACCGGGTGGTACCCCTGTCCCGGCTGGCGGACCGGTTTCCGGCTGTGGCGGCGGACATCCGCGCCCTGAAACAGAAGCGCCGGAGAGACTGGCTCCCCACGGATCTCGAATACTGGATACTCTACAAAGCGCCGGATGCAGCCACATCCCGGAATCCCCTCCATGCGGACCTGATCCGGCTGCTGGAAAAGGAGCCCCTGAGTCTGACAGAAATTCTGTCAGCGCTGAAGCTGCACCATGCGGTGCAGTTGAATGCCGATGCCCTGATCGGGCAGGGGTATATCGAGCGGGCCACCCTGACGCCCACGGACCTGCTGCATGTGAGCGGGCAGATCAGTCTGTGGGACGGTGACGCGGCCCGGATTGCGGTGGCGCGGGCCTGTGAGATGTACGGCAGGGATTCGGATGCCTTTGCCGAGGAGACGCTGACCCGGATTGTCCACATGATGGCCGAGGAGGTCTTTGTGTTTCTGGCGGGCCATGACACCGAGGCCCATCTGCCGGAAACGCTGAACGACCAGTGGGGGCGGTGGTTTTTCCGGCAGGCGGTCCGGGACGGCAACCCGTTTCTATCCATGAACATCGCCAGCCGTCTGCCAATGATCGGCATCGGCGGACCGGCCGGATATTTTGTGCGGCGGGTGGCCAAAGCCCTGAACGCCCCGTTTGTTCTGCCGCCCAGCGCGGAAGTCGCCAATGCGGTCGGCGCGGTGGCAGGCTCTGTTTCCGTGGAGAGGGAGGCCCTGATTTTTATGAAGGAGACCGACACGGGCACAGGCTTTATGGTGCAGATTGACGGTGAACCGCCCCGGTTCATGGAGGAGGAGAACGAGGCCGCCAGTTATGCGGAAAAGGTGGTGGCGACCCTTGCCGGAGCCGGGGCATCGGAGGCCGGTGCGGTGTCACCCCAGATCATCGTTGAACAGCGGATTGACGGCTCGGTGCGCCGGGTAATGGCCCGCGCCATCGGCAACCCGGAACTTTCAGGCGGCGGGACGGAGCATATTCACTCAGCCAGTGCGTAA
- a CDS encoding cobalamin B12-binding domain-containing protein, whose amino-acid sequence MSKIFGQLAEAIIDGDMNEVMNLTQKGLDENLTVGDIMSQGLLAGMDVVGQRFKVGDMFIPEVLACAEAMKGAMELLRPLLAEGESQATGKFMIATVKGDLHDIGKNLVAMMFEGAGFDVIDLGIDIAVDDIIEAIKTHKPDVVGFSALLTTTMPKMAETVNALKEAGIRDQVKVLVGGAPVTKKYAEEIGADGYASNAAAAVDKGKELIGIAA is encoded by the coding sequence ATGTCAAAAATATTCGGACAACTGGCTGAGGCCATTATTGACGGCGATATGAATGAGGTAATGAATCTGACTCAGAAGGGGCTGGATGAAAATCTGACCGTCGGGGACATTATGAGCCAGGGGCTTCTGGCCGGAATGGATGTGGTCGGACAGCGTTTCAAGGTTGGCGATATGTTTATCCCCGAAGTGCTGGCCTGCGCCGAAGCCATGAAAGGCGCAATGGAACTCCTGCGTCCGCTCCTGGCAGAGGGCGAATCTCAGGCAACCGGCAAATTCATGATCGCCACGGTCAAGGGCGATCTCCATGACATTGGAAAAAACCTCGTGGCCATGATGTTTGAAGGCGCGGGCTTTGATGTCATCGACCTGGGGATTGACATTGCCGTGGATGACATCATCGAGGCCATCAAAACCCACAAGCCGGACGTGGTGGGCTTCTCTGCCCTGCTGACCACCACCATGCCCAAGATGGCGGAAACCGTGAATGCCCTGAAAGAAGCCGGTATCCGGGATCAGGTTAAAGTTCTGGTCGGCGGCGCACCCGTCACCAAGAAATACGCCGAAGAAATCGGTGCGGACGGATATGCCTCCAACGCCGCCGCAGCCGTCGATAAGGGCAAGGAGCTGATCGGCATCGCCGCATAA
- a CDS encoding BCCT family transporter, translating into METDLTLKEPAVTGRGDKRGLWGIINKKIFVPPALLLVVAVLFGLLNPESFGKGASEALSFTLKYFGWFYTIGSTFLLGFCLWAGFSKYGDIKLGGPDAEPELSLFNWWAIAICAGIAIGIVFFGVSEPMSHYTTPAPFLGYEPKSLAAGEHAMRYAFFHWTFHTYGIYVSSAICIAFAFYNTRKPFKVSSSLYPLIGDRIKGNWGYFVDGLAIFAIVGGVGTSLGFGTMQIGGGMKFLWGIEPNNIVWLLIIGVLTLCYTISSYTGLQKGIRLLSENNIRLYFLLMAFVLFFGPTIHVLESTVTAVGDYLSNLVPMSFYLDPMGKSGWPGSWSNFYWAWWLAFAPIVGLFLVRLGYGRTIRQFVTVNLIGPAIFGMVWFGIFGSTSIYMEHFKNAGIAKVIAEHGNEVSLFALFQHFPMPSLTMILGMLAVAVSFITLADSMTSTIASMTTKGFGESREDKEPPAVMKIFWGIVMGLFSWVLLISGGASALQTSVIVCGLPILVLQIFMVAGYIRAMGNLKEYDKVNPPIRKSSLYEE; encoded by the coding sequence ATGGAAACGGATTTGACGTTAAAGGAGCCCGCAGTGACAGGCCGGGGCGACAAGAGAGGTTTGTGGGGCATCATCAATAAAAAGATATTTGTTCCGCCCGCACTCCTGCTGGTGGTGGCGGTGCTCTTCGGCCTGCTCAACCCGGAATCCTTTGGAAAGGGCGCATCCGAAGCGCTGAGTTTCACGCTGAAATATTTCGGCTGGTTCTACACCATCGGCTCCACCTTTTTGCTCGGCTTCTGCCTCTGGGCCGGATTCAGCAAGTACGGGGACATCAAACTCGGCGGCCCGGATGCAGAACCGGAACTCTCCCTTTTCAACTGGTGGGCCATTGCCATCTGCGCCGGTATCGCCATCGGCATCGTCTTCTTCGGCGTGTCCGAACCCATGAGCCATTACACCACCCCGGCACCCTTTCTGGGCTATGAACCCAAGTCCCTGGCGGCAGGGGAACATGCCATGCGCTACGCCTTTTTTCACTGGACCTTCCACACCTACGGCATCTACGTCAGCTCGGCAATTTGTATCGCCTTTGCCTTTTACAACACCCGCAAACCCTTCAAGGTCAGCTCCAGTCTCTACCCGCTCATCGGCGACAGAATCAAGGGCAACTGGGGATATTTTGTCGATGGCCTTGCCATCTTCGCCATCGTCGGCGGCGTGGGCACCTCACTGGGATTCGGCACCATGCAGATCGGCGGCGGCATGAAATTTCTCTGGGGCATCGAACCGAACAACATCGTCTGGCTGCTGATCATCGGGGTGCTGACCCTGTGTTATACCATTTCCAGCTACACCGGCCTTCAGAAAGGCATCCGGCTTTTAAGCGAGAACAATATCCGCCTCTATTTTCTGCTCATGGCCTTTGTGCTCTTTTTCGGCCCCACCATCCATGTGCTGGAGAGCACCGTAACCGCCGTCGGGGATTACCTGTCCAATCTGGTGCCCATGTCCTTTTACCTGGACCCCATGGGCAAGAGCGGATGGCCCGGAAGCTGGAGCAATTTTTACTGGGCCTGGTGGTTGGCATTCGCGCCCATCGTCGGCCTTTTCCTGGTCCGGCTGGGATACGGCAGAACCATCCGCCAGTTTGTCACCGTCAATCTCATCGGCCCGGCGATTTTCGGCATGGTCTGGTTCGGGATTTTCGGCAGCACCAGCATCTATATGGAGCATTTCAAAAACGCCGGTATTGCCAAGGTGATCGCAGAACACGGCAATGAGGTCTCCCTGTTCGCCCTGTTTCAGCATTTCCCCATGCCGAGCCTCACCATGATTCTGGGGATGCTGGCCGTTGCCGTCTCTTTTATCACCCTGGCCGACTCCATGACCTCCACCATTGCCTCCATGACCACCAAGGGATTCGGAGAATCCAGGGAAGACAAAGAGCCGCCCGCAGTCATGAAGATCTTCTGGGGAATTGTCATGGGTCTTTTTTCCTGGGTATTGCTGATCAGCGGCGGGGCCAGTGCCCTTCAGACATCGGTGATCGTCTGCGGACTTCCCATCCTGGTGCTTCAGATCTTCATGGTGGCCGGATATATCAGGGCCATGGGAAATCTGAAGGAATATGACAAGGTCAATCCGCCAATTAGAAAAAGTTCTCTTTATGAGGAATAA
- a CDS encoding trimethylamine methyltransferase family protein, producing the protein MYDRMQTLSQDDLTRIHNASVRILNETGVAFNDPEAIEIFNNNGFKTEGKTVFFTEADVAKALETTPARFKVTARNPEKSVFIGEDDWVFVPTYGSPFICTRTGEQRPGTIQDYDNICKLVQTSEHINMNGFKNVEPGDVPTETAYLDMLFSNIILCDKPYMGSTDTRQAARDSIEMAGIIFGGKEKLKEMPVMIGLINPLSPLQFADEMAGSIIEYARYRQPVVILNMIMAGTSGPIRLPGLFALMNAEILAGLVLSQLVGPGTPVIYGTTSCPTNMKTGAASIGSPETYIINSATTQLARFYNLPCRTGGSLTDALVPDAQALAEGALTLSTSVRNGANFILHSCGMMGTYIGTCLEKWLIDEELCGMVRRMLTPVEISDEEINVDAIKNVGIGGTYLMDPTTLQCCRTAFYENNLYSKQEHSRWLNAGGKRIDEVASDMLVQRLAAYEKPAIDPDMETALAEFVSRRKQQV; encoded by the coding sequence ATGTACGACCGGATGCAAACCCTCAGCCAGGACGACCTGACGCGCATCCATAATGCGTCTGTCAGAATCCTGAATGAAACCGGTGTGGCCTTTAATGACCCGGAAGCAATAGAAATTTTCAACAATAACGGCTTTAAGACAGAGGGCAAAACCGTCTTTTTCACCGAGGCGGATGTGGCAAAAGCCCTGGAGACCACACCGGCCCGCTTTAAAGTCACGGCAAGAAATCCCGAAAAGAGCGTCTTCATCGGCGAGGACGACTGGGTGTTTGTGCCGACTTACGGCTCCCCGTTCATCTGCACCCGGACCGGTGAACAGCGTCCGGGGACCATTCAGGATTACGACAACATCTGCAAGCTGGTCCAGACCTCCGAACACATCAACATGAACGGGTTCAAGAATGTCGAACCCGGCGATGTCCCCACGGAAACCGCCTATCTGGACATGCTGTTTTCCAATATCATCCTCTGCGACAAGCCCTATATGGGCAGCACCGATACCCGGCAGGCCGCCCGCGACAGCATAGAGATGGCAGGCATCATCTTCGGCGGAAAAGAGAAGCTTAAGGAGATGCCGGTGATGATCGGCCTGATCAACCCCCTTTCGCCGCTCCAGTTCGCCGATGAGATGGCCGGTTCCATCATCGAATACGCCCGTTACCGGCAGCCCGTCGTCATTCTCAACATGATCATGGCCGGCACCTCCGGTCCGATCAGACTGCCGGGTCTCTTTGCCCTCATGAACGCGGAAATTCTGGCAGGTCTGGTTCTTTCCCAACTGGTCGGACCGGGCACACCGGTGATTTACGGCACCACTTCCTGCCCCACCAACATGAAGACGGGGGCCGCCAGTATCGGTTCCCCTGAAACCTATATCATCAATTCCGCCACCACCCAGCTGGCCCGCTTCTACAATCTGCCCTGCCGCACCGGGGGCTCCCTGACCGACGCCCTTGTGCCGGATGCCCAGGCCCTGGCCGAAGGCGCGCTGACCCTGAGCACCTCTGTGCGGAACGGGGCGAATTTCATCCTCCATTCCTGCGGCATGATGGGCACTTACATCGGGACCTGTCTGGAGAAGTGGCTCATTGACGAGGAACTCTGCGGCATGGTCCGCCGGATGCTGACCCCCGTTGAGATCTCGGACGAGGAAATCAACGTGGACGCCATTAAGAACGTGGGCATCGGCGGCACCTATCTCATGGACCCGACCACCCTTCAGTGCTGCCGGACCGCATTTTACGAAAACAATCTCTACAGCAAGCAGGAGCACAGCCGATGGCTGAACGCCGGTGGCAAGCGGATTGACGAAGTGGCCTCGGATATGCTGGTCCAGCGCCTTGCCGCATATGAAAAACCGGCCATTGATCCGGACATGGAGACGGCCCTGGCCGAATTTGTCAGCCGGAGGAAACAGCAGGTGTAA
- a CDS encoding trimethylamine methyltransferase family protein, translated as MGMATDKLTFKPKLRVINDDQIRQIHYATLEVLERTGVKMTHPRGLEILSGAGCRVEGDRVRIPAWLVEDAIQKSPSRVVLGNRRGERTVFLEGDKSYFGPSLDCIDYMDPRTHQRSRYTSEHVREVAALCDALPNFPWYMIIGMADDVPPDLADRIVARNTMTYCEKPLVFCCKDTNSAKDVYEMALLLCGGKENFDKAPYIVHYSEPISPLVYYDPAVDKLLFCAENRIPLINFPAPQASGSCPATFAGAVVQSSAESLSGLVLHQLANPGAPFIYGAFTTVMDMQTSVFSYGANEMSLMTGALAQMAQYYQIPIFGTAGATDSKFCDAQAGAEAAFEILASAAVGSNLVHDCAGWMDHGSLVSPEFMVLAHEIVDMARHFMEGIEVSEETLAVDIIDKVGPGGHYLQEKHTKNHFRKVKYSRIFERMFYDEWEKAGSVKFEERLQQVTLEKMEHRPEELDADVVKTLDEMQAGWK; from the coding sequence ATGGGTATGGCAACCGATAAACTGACATTCAAGCCGAAACTGCGCGTGATCAACGACGATCAGATCAGACAGATCCATTATGCCACGCTGGAAGTGCTGGAGCGCACCGGCGTAAAAATGACCCATCCGCGCGGCCTGGAGATACTGTCAGGCGCGGGATGCCGCGTCGAGGGCGACCGGGTGCGGATTCCCGCGTGGCTGGTGGAAGACGCCATCCAAAAATCCCCGTCCCGCGTGGTCCTGGGAAACCGCAGAGGCGAGCGCACCGTATTTCTCGAAGGCGATAAATCCTACTTCGGTCCCAGCCTGGACTGCATCGACTACATGGACCCGCGTACCCATCAGCGCAGCCGCTACACCAGCGAACACGTCAGAGAGGTTGCGGCCCTGTGCGATGCCCTGCCCAACTTCCCCTGGTACATGATCATCGGCATGGCGGACGATGTGCCGCCGGATCTCGCGGACCGCATCGTGGCCCGGAACACCATGACCTATTGTGAAAAGCCCCTGGTCTTCTGCTGCAAGGACACCAACAGCGCCAAAGATGTTTACGAAATGGCCCTGCTGCTCTGCGGCGGCAAGGAGAATTTTGACAAAGCGCCGTACATTGTCCACTATTCCGAGCCGATCTCGCCGCTGGTCTATTATGATCCTGCCGTGGACAAGCTGCTGTTCTGTGCGGAAAACAGGATTCCGCTGATCAACTTTCCCGCGCCCCAGGCCTCCGGTTCCTGCCCGGCCACCTTCGCGGGGGCCGTGGTGCAGTCCAGTGCGGAATCCCTGAGCGGACTGGTACTGCATCAGTTGGCAAACCCGGGCGCACCTTTTATTTACGGCGCCTTCACCACGGTGATGGATATGCAGACCTCTGTCTTCTCCTACGGCGCCAACGAAATGAGCCTGATGACCGGCGCGCTGGCTCAGATGGCACAGTATTACCAGATTCCCATCTTCGGAACCGCCGGCGCGACCGATTCCAAATTCTGTGACGCCCAGGCCGGTGCCGAAGCCGCCTTTGAGATTCTGGCTTCCGCAGCCGTCGGCTCCAACCTGGTTCACGACTGTGCCGGATGGATGGATCACGGATCGCTGGTGTCACCGGAGTTCATGGTCCTGGCCCACGAAATCGTGGATATGGCCCGCCATTTCATGGAAGGCATCGAGGTGAGCGAGGAGACGCTGGCCGTTGATATCATCGACAAGGTCGGACCGGGGGGCCATTACCTTCAGGAAAAACACACCAAGAACCACTTCCGCAAGGTGAAATACTCCCGGATTTTTGAGCGTATGTTCTACGACGAATGGGAAAAGGCCGGATCGGTTAAATTTGAAGAACGGCTTCAGCAGGTCACTCTGGAGAAAATGGAACACCGGCCCGAAGAACTGGACGCCGATGTTGTCAAAACCCTGGATGAGATGCAGGCAGGGTGGAAGTAA
- a CDS encoding prolyl-tRNA synthetase associated domain-containing protein, with protein sequence MTDIYEFLTQHNIPFERHDHPPVYTVEEADRLVPPLSAAKTKNLFLRDKKGKRHFLVVVPGDKQVDLKGLTKAIGTDKISFGSPERLKKHLGIEPGSVSMLAVANDAEQAVELFIDKALWADDAFQCHPLVNTATLVVPKTGIEAFFSATGHEAHLIEVPARN encoded by the coding sequence ATGACAGACATTTATGAATTTCTGACACAGCACAACATACCGTTTGAACGCCACGATCATCCGCCGGTTTACACGGTGGAAGAGGCGGACCGGCTGGTTCCGCCCCTGTCCGCCGCAAAGACGAAAAATCTGTTTCTGCGGGACAAGAAGGGCAAGCGCCACTTTCTGGTGGTGGTGCCCGGTGACAAACAGGTGGATCTGAAAGGGCTGACCAAAGCCATCGGCACCGATAAGATCAGCTTCGGATCGCCGGAGCGGCTGAAAAAACATCTGGGCATCGAACCCGGTTCCGTTTCCATGCTGGCCGTTGCCAATGACGCGGAACAGGCGGTCGAGCTGTTCATTGACAAGGCCCTCTGGGCGGATGATGCGTTTCAGTGCCACCCGCTGGTCAACACGGCCACGCTGGTGGTTCCCAAAACCGGGATTGAGGCATTCTTCAGCGCAACCGGCCACGAGGCGCACCTGATCGAGGTACCGGCCCGGAACTGA
- a CDS encoding substrate-binding periplasmic protein, with product MKSKIIFAWVFWACWLSPALAGAERLVIATGEYAPYSSKEMKGGGFFTEIVSGVLARMGFEKKDVEIRFYPWKRAYKHVRQGKAWAAFPYIRTPERAEEVLLSVPLVEDNTCFFYYGGDKKYIYSTPADLKAYEIGGVLGYYYTAAFARDGLTVEYVSSEMLNLRKLVAGRIDLFPLEEMVGWHLIRTHFADKAARFGVLEKPFSRVGLSLIVSKNYPNSEELLNRFNAEFRQFATQAAYRDICEKYGVKVSDAAHPQIDEGLPGK from the coding sequence TTGAAGAGCAAAATCATTTTCGCGTGGGTATTCTGGGCCTGCTGGCTATCTCCGGCCCTGGCCGGGGCTGAAAGACTGGTTATCGCCACCGGGGAGTATGCACCGTATTCATCAAAGGAGATGAAGGGCGGGGGATTTTTTACGGAAATCGTCTCCGGCGTGCTGGCGCGGATGGGGTTTGAAAAAAAGGATGTCGAAATCCGATTTTATCCGTGGAAACGGGCCTATAAACACGTCAGGCAGGGAAAGGCATGGGCGGCTTTTCCCTATATCCGCACACCGGAGAGGGCAGAAGAAGTTCTGTTATCCGTGCCGCTTGTGGAAGATAACACATGTTTTTTTTATTACGGCGGGGATAAAAAATACATCTACAGCACCCCGGCAGACCTGAAAGCCTATGAAATCGGGGGGGTTCTCGGATATTATTACACGGCAGCATTTGCCCGTGACGGTCTTACGGTGGAATATGTCTCTTCTGAAATGCTCAACCTCAGAAAGCTGGTGGCCGGAAGAATTGACCTATTTCCGCTGGAAGAAATGGTCGGGTGGCATCTTATCCGAACCCATTTTGCCGACAAAGCCGCCCGATTCGGCGTACTGGAAAAGCCGTTTTCCAGGGTCGGCCTCAGTTTGATTGTGTCAAAAAATTACCCGAATTCCGAAGAGCTGCTTAACCGATTTAATGCCGAATTCAGGCAATTTGCCACTCAGGCGGCGTACAGGGACATCTGTGAAAAATACGGCGTAAAGGTATCTGACGCTGCGCATCCGCAGATTGATGAGGGACTTCCAGGAAAATAA
- a CDS encoding ornithine cyclodeaminase family protein yields the protein MKQEVLYLSQADVEAVGLSMADIINAVEKGFVEMGNGRVEMPPKPGIHPGEGDDNFIHAMPAYIPALNSAGVKWVSGYPPNQKKGLPYIMGLLIFNDPETGMAKAVMDCVWITAMRTGAASAVSAKYLARPESSTIGVLACGVQGHTNLEAMSVLFPLKKVMAFDTSAEQAQNLADFAQNKLDIETEIVSDPRKAVTGCDIVVTAGPILKTPHETIQAGWVDEGTFVSCVDFDSFFSRDALNEAAKWTTDNVAQYTHYKDGMGYFQGCPNVYAELGELVTGKKKGRETAEEKNFAANLGLAMEDMAVAPLIFQKAVEKKIGTWLPL from the coding sequence ATGAAACAGGAAGTGTTGTATCTCAGCCAGGCAGATGTGGAGGCCGTTGGCCTTTCAATGGCGGACATCATTAACGCCGTGGAAAAGGGATTTGTGGAAATGGGCAATGGCCGCGTGGAAATGCCCCCGAAACCGGGCATCCATCCGGGCGAAGGCGATGATAACTTCATCCACGCCATGCCCGCCTATATTCCGGCCCTCAACTCCGCCGGGGTCAAATGGGTCAGCGGCTATCCGCCCAATCAGAAAAAGGGCCTGCCCTACATCATGGGCCTGCTGATCTTCAACGACCCGGAGACCGGCATGGCCAAGGCCGTCATGGACTGTGTCTGGATCACGGCCATGAGAACCGGTGCGGCATCCGCGGTTTCCGCCAAATATCTGGCCCGTCCCGAATCCTCCACCATCGGCGTTCTGGCCTGCGGCGTACAGGGCCACACCAACCTGGAGGCCATGAGCGTGCTGTTTCCGCTGAAAAAGGTCATGGCCTTTGACACCAGCGCCGAACAGGCACAGAATCTGGCGGATTTCGCCCAGAACAAACTGGATATTGAGACAGAGATCGTCAGCGACCCGCGCAAGGCTGTCACCGGCTGCGATATCGTTGTCACCGCCGGTCCCATCCTGAAAACCCCCCATGAAACCATTCAGGCCGGATGGGTGGACGAAGGCACATTTGTCTCCTGCGTGGATTTCGACTCCTTTTTCTCACGCGATGCCCTGAACGAGGCCGCCAAGTGGACCACCGACAACGTGGCCCAGTACACCCACTACAAAGACGGCATGGGCTATTTCCAGGGCTGCCCGAACGTGTATGCCGAGCTGGGTGAACTGGTGACCGGCAAGAAAAAGGGCCGGGAGACGGCAGAGGAGAAAAATTTCGCCGCCAACCTGGGGCTGGCAATGGAAGATATGGCCGTTGCCCCGCTCATCTTCCAGAAGGCGGTTGAGAAGAAGATCGGCACCTGGCTGCCGCTGTAA
- a CDS encoding methyltetrahydrofolate cobalamin methyltransferase, with protein MIIIGELINASRKAIGTAIEAGDADSIKKVATDQTEAGANYIDVNAGIFVGKEPEYLKWLVQNVQDVTDVPCAIDSPDPRAIEAALEVHKGTPMINSISLEKDRYDNLMPVVAGTDYKVIALCMSDDGMPETVDDRMKIADKLVNSLIQNNVKVENIFVDPLVQPMSVNNSFGVEFVNTIEKIVETFPGIHTACGLSNISYGLPARKFMNQTFMVMAISKGLDGAIMNPLDKKMIANIIAAEALTGKDNFCMNYLKAFRAGKFEM; from the coding sequence ATGATCATTATCGGAGAACTGATTAACGCAAGTCGGAAAGCCATCGGCACGGCCATTGAGGCCGGGGATGCGGATAGCATTAAAAAAGTCGCCACGGATCAGACCGAAGCCGGTGCGAATTATATTGATGTGAACGCGGGGATTTTCGTGGGCAAGGAGCCGGAATATCTGAAATGGCTGGTGCAGAACGTCCAGGACGTCACGGATGTCCCCTGCGCCATTGACAGCCCGGACCCCAGGGCCATCGAAGCGGCTCTGGAAGTGCATAAGGGCACGCCCATGATTAATTCCATCTCGCTGGAAAAAGACCGGTACGACAACCTGATGCCGGTGGTTGCAGGCACGGACTACAAGGTCATTGCGCTCTGCATGAGTGACGACGGGATGCCGGAAACAGTGGATGACCGGATGAAGATCGCGGACAAGCTGGTCAACAGCCTGATTCAGAACAATGTGAAGGTGGAAAATATCTTTGTGGACCCGCTGGTCCAGCCCATGTCGGTCAACAATTCCTTTGGCGTGGAATTTGTCAACACCATTGAAAAGATTGTCGAAACCTTTCCGGGGATTCACACGGCCTGCGGCCTCTCCAACATCTCTTACGGCCTGCCCGCAAGAAAGTTCATGAACCAGACCTTCATGGTCATGGCCATTTCAAAGGGGCTGGACGGGGCCATCATGAACCCGCTGGATAAGAAGATGATCGCCAATATCATCGCTGCCGAGGCGCTCACAGGAAAAGACAATTTCTGCATGAATTACCTGAAGGCGTTCCGGGCGGGAAAATTTGAGATGTAA